One stretch of candidate division KSB1 bacterium DNA includes these proteins:
- a CDS encoding HAD family hydrolase has translation MPIKAVLFDVGDTLVYEHEDWRELEREGVERLLLILHGHGVTLEEDRLQEVLLRIREQNFVRARESGKEVTAAESIATALKELGARGVSRELISRCVEAYFHPEEERSRLLPGVEEGLRTLAHRGFQLGVVSNATSALAVRRILEMHGILHWFRACIVSAEVGYRKPRREIFQLALSGVGAKASEAVFVGDRPDIDIKGAHDAGLRTIMLKAVKQTPLTEAAHADWVASSFAEAVEVLIKETEKQGDQAR, from the coding sequence ATGCCCATCAAGGCTGTTCTGTTTGACGTGGGGGACACACTGGTCTACGAGCATGAGGACTGGCGCGAGTTGGAGCGCGAGGGGGTCGAGCGGTTGTTGCTGATTCTACACGGCCACGGCGTGACGCTTGAGGAAGACCGCCTGCAGGAGGTATTACTCCGCATCCGCGAGCAGAACTTTGTCCGGGCGCGGGAATCAGGCAAGGAAGTGACCGCGGCTGAAAGCATTGCCACGGCTCTCAAAGAGCTGGGGGCTAGGGGAGTAAGCCGAGAACTGATAAGTCGCTGCGTGGAGGCCTACTTCCACCCAGAAGAAGAGCGCAGCCGACTTTTGCCTGGCGTTGAAGAGGGGTTGCGGACTCTTGCGCACCGTGGGTTCCAGCTGGGCGTAGTGTCAAACGCCACGTCGGCACTGGCGGTGCGCAGAATTTTGGAGATGCACGGGATTCTACACTGGTTTCGTGCCTGTATCGTATCGGCAGAAGTGGGATATCGCAAGCCACGGCGGGAAATTTTCCAGCTGGCCCTCTCTGGCGTGGGTGCCAAAGCAAGCGAAGCCGTGTTTGTGGGCGACCGACCGGATATCGACATCAAGGGCGCCCACGACGCAGGGCTGCGCACCATCATGCTCAAGGCCGTAAAGCAAACGCCATTGACGGAAGCTGCCCACGCGGACTGGGTGGCCTCGAGTTTTGCCGAGGCGGTGGAAGTTCTGATCAAGGAAACCGAAAAGCAGGGAGACCAAGCGAGATGA